Proteins from one Panthera leo isolate Ple1 chromosome D1, P.leo_Ple1_pat1.1, whole genome shotgun sequence genomic window:
- the LOC122199931 gene encoding olfactory receptor 4A47-like has translation MELKNNVTDFVLLGLTQNPKEQKVLFVMFLLFYILTMVGNLLIVLTVSFSKTLDSPMYFFLASLSFMDVIYSSSISPELISNLFFGENTISFHACMTQLFTEHFFGGSEVFLLLVMAYDRYVAICKPLHYLIVMRQWVCVVLLVGSWVGGFMHSVIQLSTIYGLPFCGPNVIDHFFCDMYPLLKLVCTDTRVIGLLVAANGGLICTIVFVLLLISYGVILHSLKNLSPEGRRKALQTCGAHITVVVFFFVPCIFMYVRPAKTFPIDKSLSVFYTVITPMLNPLIYTLRNSEMTNAMKKLWRRNVTYCSK, from the coding sequence ATGGAACTAAAGAACAATGTGACTGACTTTGTCCTCTTGGGCctcacacagaatccaaaggaacaGAAAGTACTTTTTGTTATGTTCTTGCTCTTCTATATTTTGACCATGGTGGGCAACCTGCTCATTGTCTTGACTGTTTCTTTTAGTAAGACCCTGGACTCACCTATGTACTTTTTTCTTGCTAGCTTATCATTTATGGATGTCATTTATTCCTCTTCTATTTCTCCTGAACTGATTTCAAATTTGTTCTTTGGGGAAAATACCATATCCTTCCATGCTTGTATGACCCAGCTATTTACAGAGCACTTTTTTGGTGGATCAGAGGTCTTTCTTCTGCTggtgatggcctatgaccgctatgtggccatctgtaagCCCTTGCATTATTTGATTGTCATGAGGCAATGGGTGTGTGTTGTGCTCCTGGTAGGGTCCTGGGTTGGGGGTTTTATGCATTCAGTAATTCAACTTAGCACTATTTATGGGCTCCCATTCTGCGGTCCCAATGTCATTGATCATTTTTTCTGTGACATGTACCCCTTACTGAAACTGGTCTGTACTGACACCCGTGTCATTGGCCTGTTAGTGGCGGCCAATGGAGGACTGATCTGCACAATTGTGTTTGTGCTCTTGCTCATCTCTTATGGTGTCATCTTGCACTCTCTAAAGAACCTTAGTCCGGAAGGGAGGCGGAAAGCCCTCCAGACCTGTGGTGCCCACATCACTGTGGTGGTCTTCTTCTTTGTGCCGTGTATTTTCATGTACGTGAGACCTGCCAAGACCTTCCCTATTGACAAATCATTGAGTGTGTTTTATACAGTCATAACCCCCATGCTGAACCCCCTGATCTATACTCTGAGAAATTCTGAGATGACAAATGCTATGAAGAAACTCTGGAGGAGAAATGTCACATATTGTAGTAAATGA